From Lolium perenne isolate Kyuss_39 chromosome 5, Kyuss_2.0, whole genome shotgun sequence, a single genomic window includes:
- the LOC127301444 gene encoding uncharacterized protein: protein MELLDVVPADAIALHLYSLPAAANTVASLVAWLVAALAAAVGLWRIRAVGSSNRLPSAGARSTLVEVDKQQPRPLPSPAVEEPRPRPARAEVSEPASPFSEPSPSSPSKVRFTAYYGGAGAGGDDGVVDGTKKCEGRDEDDDGVSVDDASEIVPRRTASMRIRSTPSTAACSWEEREMAVRRRGDLGWYRHLDMTVLDGSVVRLWDGEVTAAVASPRARPWRAGLELDLSL from the coding sequence ATGGAGCTCCTCGACGTGGTCCCGGCGGACGCCATCGCCCTCCACCTATACTCCCTCCCCGCGGCAGCCAACACCGTCGCCTCACTCGTCGCCTGGCTTGTCGCTGcactcgccgccgccgtcggtctCTGGCGCATCCGCGCGGTCGGCTCGTCCAACAGATTGCCCAGCGCCGGCGCCCGCAGCACTCTCGTGGAGGTCGACAAGCAGCAGCCGCGCCCTCTTCCATCGCCTGCCGTCGAGGAGCCACGGCCACGGCCGGCGCGTGCCGAGGTGTCGGAGCCGGCGTCTCCATTCAGCGAGCCGAGCCCGAGCTCGCCGTCCAAGGTCCGGTTCACGGCGTACTACGGAggggccggagctggcggcgatGATGGAGTGGTGGACGGCACCAAGAAATGTGAGGGCAGGGACGAGGACGATGACGGCGTGTCCGTGGATGACGCGAGCGAGATCGTGCCGAGACGGACGGCGTCGATGAGGATAAGGTCGACGCCTTCGACGGCGGCATGCAGCTGGGAGGAGAGGGAGATGGCCGTGAGGAGGAGGGGAGATTTGGGGTGGTACCGCCACCTTGACATGACGGTGCTCGACGGGAGCGTCGTCAGGCTGTGGGACGGCGAGGTGACCGCGGCGGTGGCGTCGCCGAGGGCGCGGCCGTGGAGGGCAGGATTGGAGCTGGACCTGTCGCTATAG